The following are encoded in a window of Magnetovibrio sp. genomic DNA:
- the frr gene encoding ribosome recycling factor, with translation MEGAIEVLHKEFSGLRTGRASTSLLDPVTVEAYGQAMPLNQVGTVGVPEPRMLTVQVWDKGMVKAVEKAIMDAGLGLNPQADGQLVRIPIPPLNEERRKELAKVAGKYAEETRVSVRNVRRHGMDELKKLEKDGAISEDELHQYSDEIQKMTDASVAKVDHALAHKEEEIMQV, from the coding sequence ATGGAAGGCGCGATCGAGGTTCTTCACAAGGAGTTCAGCGGCCTACGCACGGGGCGTGCGTCGACGAGCCTGCTCGATCCCGTTACCGTGGAAGCTTACGGTCAGGCCATGCCTCTCAACCAAGTCGGCACCGTCGGGGTGCCCGAACCGCGCATGTTGACCGTGCAGGTGTGGGACAAAGGTATGGTCAAAGCGGTAGAAAAAGCCATCATGGACGCTGGCCTTGGTCTTAATCCGCAGGCCGACGGTCAGTTGGTCCGTATTCCGATTCCGCCGCTCAACGAAGAACGGCGCAAGGAATTGGCCAAGGTCGCGGGTAAATATGCTGAGGAAACCCGCGTTTCAGTGCGCAATGTCCGCCGTCACGGCATGGATGAGCTGAAGAAACTAGAAAAAGACGGCGCTATTTCCGAAGACGAACTGCATCAGTATTCCGATGAGATCCAAAAAATGACCGACGCCAGCGTGGCCAAGGTCGATCATGCGCTGGCGCACAAAGAAGAGGAAATCATGCAGGTCTAA
- the bamA gene encoding outer membrane protein assembly factor BamA, whose amino-acid sequence MAVMMLGGLLFAYAPSAQAQESDRIAAIAVEGAARVEAETVRSYLLVREGDSFDPLRIDRSLKSLFSTGLFADVSLRREGNTLVVVVSENPVINRIAFEGNNRIKDEELAAEISLKPRVIYTRSKVQNDVNRIQTIYQKSGRFAVSVEPKIIQLPQNRVDLVYEVDEGAQTEVQNIRFVGNRVFDDGDLQEVVRTRETRWYRFLSSDDTYDPDRITFDRELLRRFYLQNGYADFKVLSSIAELTPDRNQFFITFTVEEGRRYKFGEIDLKAELRDLKAEDVADKLQVETGDWYDATAVDDTVTALTEAAGNLGYAFVNVRPNVQRNVESGEIGITFEIEEGPRVFVERINVTGNVRTLDEVVRREFRIVEGDAFNAAKLRQSLTRIEDLDFFQSVKMTQTQGSAPDKAVVNVDVQEKSTGSLSIGAGYSTSSGALAEFGIRERNLLGRGQDLSLNLRVSERQSQIDLSFTEPHFMNRDVSAGFDLFSTETDNQTASSYNTKTNGAGVRFGYPITSHLKQAWRYTLKASQISGVPSTASIYVKNQAGDKTLSEVGHTLSYDRRNSKVTPSEGYVVQMNNDLAGLGGDTNYFRNQVVGAHYFKIADGWVTTTRGSAGVIMGIGQDVGLLDRFFVGGDNLRGFEMGGIGPRDTSSDDSLGGEFMYTGSVELSVPLGLPKELGVSGKVFTDFGSLMTVNPSGTNVVDNGSIRSAAGVGVSWISPVGPISLDFSQAMSKESYDKTETMRVNFGTKF is encoded by the coding sequence ATGGCTGTCATGATGCTGGGCGGGCTTTTGTTCGCCTACGCACCGTCCGCTCAGGCCCAAGAAAGTGACCGTATCGCGGCCATTGCCGTCGAAGGTGCTGCGCGCGTCGAGGCGGAAACCGTGCGTTCTTACCTTTTGGTCCGCGAGGGCGACAGCTTCGATCCATTGCGCATCGATCGTTCATTGAAGTCTTTGTTCTCTACCGGTTTGTTTGCCGACGTCTCGTTACGCCGGGAAGGTAACACCTTGGTCGTGGTGGTGTCGGAAAACCCGGTCATCAACCGTATCGCGTTTGAAGGCAACAATCGCATCAAGGATGAAGAGCTGGCGGCGGAAATCTCCTTGAAGCCCCGCGTGATCTACACCCGCTCGAAAGTTCAAAACGACGTCAACCGTATTCAGACCATTTACCAAAAAAGTGGTCGTTTCGCGGTGTCGGTCGAACCGAAAATCATTCAGTTGCCGCAAAATCGCGTCGATTTGGTCTACGAAGTGGACGAAGGCGCGCAGACCGAGGTGCAAAATATCCGTTTTGTCGGCAACCGCGTGTTCGACGACGGTGATTTGCAAGAGGTTGTTCGCACTCGTGAAACCCGCTGGTATCGTTTCCTTAGTTCTGACGACACGTACGATCCTGACCGCATCACGTTCGACCGCGAATTGCTTCGTCGGTTCTATCTGCAAAATGGCTATGCCGATTTCAAGGTTTTGTCCTCAATCGCGGAATTGACGCCGGATCGTAACCAATTCTTCATCACCTTCACGGTTGAAGAGGGGCGACGCTACAAATTCGGCGAAATCGATCTGAAGGCCGAATTGCGTGACCTCAAGGCCGAGGATGTGGCGGATAAGCTGCAGGTCGAAACCGGCGATTGGTACGATGCCACCGCCGTCGACGATACCGTTACGGCATTGACCGAGGCTGCGGGCAACCTGGGCTACGCGTTCGTCAATGTGCGCCCCAACGTGCAACGTAACGTCGAATCTGGTGAAATCGGGATCACGTTCGAAATCGAAGAAGGTCCACGTGTGTTCGTCGAACGCATCAACGTCACCGGTAACGTGCGTACCCTCGACGAGGTGGTGCGCCGTGAATTCCGCATCGTTGAAGGCGATGCTTTCAACGCTGCAAAATTGCGTCAATCTCTAACGCGCATCGAGGATTTGGATTTCTTCCAGAGCGTGAAGATGACCCAGACCCAGGGTTCGGCGCCGGATAAAGCCGTCGTCAATGTCGACGTGCAGGAAAAATCCACCGGATCGCTGTCCATCGGTGCAGGGTATTCGACCAGTTCGGGTGCGTTGGCGGAATTCGGAATCCGCGAACGCAATTTGTTGGGGCGCGGCCAGGATTTGAGCTTGAACCTGCGGGTGTCCGAGCGTCAAAGCCAGATTGATTTGAGCTTCACTGAACCGCATTTCATGAACCGCGACGTTAGCGCCGGGTTCGATTTGTTCAGCACCGAGACCGACAATCAGACGGCCAGTTCCTATAATACGAAAACCAACGGTGCAGGGGTGCGGTTCGGGTATCCGATCACCAGCCACCTCAAACAAGCTTGGCGCTATACGCTCAAGGCATCGCAGATTTCCGGTGTGCCGTCGACGGCGTCGATCTACGTGAAAAATCAGGCGGGCGACAAAACCTTGTCGGAAGTCGGACACACGCTGTCTTATGACCGTCGCAACAGCAAAGTCACGCCATCTGAAGGTTACGTTGTGCAGATGAACAACGATTTGGCCGGTTTGGGAGGCGATACCAACTATTTCCGCAACCAAGTCGTCGGCGCGCACTACTTCAAGATCGCGGACGGCTGGGTGACGACCACGCGCGGCAGCGCCGGTGTCATTATGGGCATCGGTCAGGATGTCGGCCTGTTGGATCGCTTCTTCGTCGGTGGCGACAATTTGCGCGGTTTTGAAATGGGCGGCATTGGTCCGCGCGACACCTCGTCGGACGATTCACTGGGGGGTGAGTTCATGTATACCGGCAGCGTGGAGCTTTCGGTGCCGTTGGGCCTGCCCAAGGAATTGGGTGTTTCGGGCAAAGTGTTTACCGATTTTGGTAGCCTGATGACGGTCAATCCCTCGGGCACCAATGTGGTCGATAACGGTTCCATTCGCTCTGCCGCTGGTGTTGGCGTCAGTTGGATATCACCGGTGGGCCCGATCAGCTTGGATTTCTCTCAAGCGATGTCCAAAGAAAGCTACGATAAAACTGAAACGATGCGTGTCAACTTTGGCACCAAATTCTAG
- a CDS encoding phosphatidate cytidylyltransferase — MSDIFKKALVLRILSALVLAPLVLATVHFGGIYYNVLIGVMGLILASEWANMVGRRPAWMALGVLYVAVSVWALWRLRLDPEWGDMTVFWLLVVVWGADTGGYVFGMSLRGPKLAPSISPNKTWSGFFGGTLLGALAGWGMVSYFRPEIALEMAAFQIVAFSAVMAVVSQIGDLLESWVKRRFDVKDSGAIIPGHGGLFDRVDGLVASAIVLALINIVLQGNVLVWLS, encoded by the coding sequence GTGTCTGACATTTTCAAAAAAGCCCTTGTGCTGCGTATTCTGTCGGCGTTGGTGTTGGCACCGTTGGTGTTGGCGACCGTACACTTCGGCGGCATCTACTATAACGTTCTGATCGGGGTTATGGGGCTGATCTTGGCTTCGGAATGGGCCAACATGGTCGGCCGCAGACCGGCCTGGATGGCGCTCGGCGTGCTTTACGTTGCGGTTTCCGTATGGGCATTGTGGCGTTTGCGTCTCGATCCCGAATGGGGCGATATGACGGTCTTTTGGTTGCTGGTGGTGGTGTGGGGCGCGGACACAGGCGGTTATGTGTTCGGCATGAGTTTGCGCGGCCCCAAACTGGCACCGTCCATCAGCCCCAACAAAACGTGGTCGGGATTTTTCGGCGGTACGTTGCTCGGTGCCTTGGCAGGGTGGGGCATGGTGTCTTATTTTCGCCCCGAAATCGCGTTAGAGATGGCAGCGTTTCAGATCGTCGCTTTCAGCGCCGTCATGGCGGTGGTCAGCCAAATCGGCGACTTGCTGGAAAGCTGGGTGAAGCGCCGTTTCGACGTTAAGGACAGTGGTGCGATTATCCCCGGTCATGGCGGCTTGTTCGACCGTGTCGACGGTTTGGTTGCGTCGGCCATCGTATTGGCCTTGATTAACATCGTATTGCAGGGCAACGTTCTGGTATGGCTGTCGTAA
- a CDS encoding isoprenyl transferase, with amino-acid sequence MPIKPQSQNGDIHVPTHVAIIMDGNGRWASARGLPRTEGHRQGAESVRAVIKAASRAGVEYLTLFGFSSENWKRPSGEVMDLMGLLRLYLRKELAELHKQGVRFRVIGERSRLAPDIQALIEAAENRTRDNVGLTLVLALSYGGRAEIANTARALAEKVQNGELLPSDIDENLFASSLETADIPDPDLLIRTSGEQRISNFLLWQTAYTEFVFTDTLWPDFRADEFEAALSAFRSRDRRYGAVGV; translated from the coding sequence ATGCCCATAAAACCTCAATCCCAGAACGGCGACATTCATGTGCCGACGCACGTCGCCATTATCATGGACGGGAACGGTCGATGGGCGTCCGCACGTGGATTGCCGCGTACGGAAGGTCATCGCCAGGGCGCGGAATCCGTGCGTGCGGTGATCAAGGCCGCATCGCGCGCCGGTGTCGAATACCTGACACTGTTCGGGTTTTCCTCAGAAAACTGGAAACGTCCCTCCGGCGAGGTGATGGATTTGATGGGCCTGTTGCGACTATATCTCCGCAAAGAATTGGCCGAGTTGCACAAACAAGGCGTGCGCTTTCGCGTGATTGGCGAGCGCAGTCGTTTGGCGCCGGATATTCAGGCTTTGATCGAAGCGGCGGAAAACCGGACCCGCGATAACGTCGGTCTCACGCTGGTTCTGGCGCTCAGCTACGGTGGCCGCGCCGAAATCGCCAACACAGCCCGTGCGTTGGCCGAAAAAGTTCAAAATGGCGAATTGCTGCCGTCGGATATCGACGAGAACCTGTTCGCTTCGTCACTCGAAACCGCTGATATTCCCGACCCGGACCTCCTCATTCGCACCAGCGGCGAGCAACGCATCTCCAACTTCTTGTTGTGGCAGACGGCCTATACAGAGTTCGTGTTCACCGACACCCTGTGGCCGGACTTCCGCGCTGACGAATTTGAGGCTGCGCTGTCCGCGTTCCGTTCCCGCGATCGTAGGTACGGGGCCGTCGGTGTCTGA
- a CDS encoding acyl-homoserine-lactone synthase, whose translation MSIDCFNMTTAYLFGDALASQFRLRKRVFIDRQNYAVPSWKGMEFDQYDTPATQYFVWRDEEGEARGVARLAPTSLKYMLEEIWPEKITAIDLPHSDRVWEATRFGVDNNLPPRVRNQIVKELICALLEYGITHGIDKIIGLTAVAVIRNVFMRNGWSAKMVSPVWLEDGIEVQAGLLPVSLETLQNVRRHTQVGTVLNLLGEDLDGRETRVAA comes from the coding sequence ATGTCTATCGATTGCTTTAACATGACCACCGCTTATCTGTTCGGGGACGCTCTGGCCTCTCAGTTTCGGTTGCGAAAGCGCGTTTTTATTGATCGTCAAAATTATGCAGTGCCGAGTTGGAAGGGCATGGAGTTCGATCAATACGACACGCCAGCGACGCAATACTTCGTGTGGCGCGATGAAGAAGGCGAGGCTCGAGGTGTCGCCCGGTTAGCGCCGACAAGCTTGAAATATATGCTGGAAGAGATTTGGCCTGAAAAGATCACCGCCATCGACCTGCCGCATTCCGACCGCGTGTGGGAAGCCACCCGCTTTGGTGTCGACAACAACCTGCCTCCGCGGGTGCGCAACCAGATCGTCAAGGAACTGATTTGCGCATTGTTGGAATATGGCATCACTCATGGCATCGACAAAATCATCGGCCTGACGGCTGTTGCTGTCATTCGCAATGTTTTCATGCGCAATGGCTGGAGCGCCAAAATGGTCAGCCCGGTATGGCTCGAGGACGGTATCGAGGTGCAGGCGGGGTTGTTGCCGGTGTCCTTGGAAACGCTGCAAAACGTCCGGCGTCATACCCAGGTGGGCACCGTTTTGAACCTTCTGGGCGAAGACTTGGATGGCCGCGAGACCCGCGTCGCCGCTTAA
- a CDS encoding LuxR family transcriptional regulator, producing the protein MTVAEFIEKSLGIDDPNRLFGAYLQALSEYGVDRVMYLPVRNTPYSNAMMPGLSHCYPEDWLTYYVEQNYAPIDPTLLHGMGVRDAFSWEDMKAYRDLSSRQILLMNQGKEAGLNDGVGVPLHGPMGEVYGVGLASSEPNPRLAQHLKELQILSTNFHVFYAAMHDEMRNAHGVQLTPRELEVLKWCAAGKSNWSIGEILSISEHGVDFHMRNILRKLDADNRITAVVKAIHSGLISL; encoded by the coding sequence ATGACCGTGGCGGAATTCATCGAGAAATCTCTTGGGATAGATGACCCTAATCGTCTGTTCGGGGCGTATTTGCAGGCTCTTTCCGAGTACGGCGTCGATCGGGTCATGTATCTTCCGGTTCGCAATACCCCTTACAGCAACGCGATGATGCCGGGGCTTTCACACTGCTATCCTGAAGATTGGCTGACATACTATGTCGAGCAGAATTATGCGCCGATCGACCCAACCCTCTTGCACGGCATGGGGGTCCGGGATGCATTTTCGTGGGAGGATATGAAGGCCTACCGCGACTTATCCTCACGGCAAATCCTGTTGATGAACCAAGGTAAAGAGGCTGGCCTAAACGATGGTGTCGGGGTGCCGTTGCACGGTCCTATGGGCGAAGTGTACGGCGTCGGCTTGGCGTCCAGCGAACCCAATCCAAGGTTGGCCCAACACCTCAAAGAGCTTCAGATCCTTTCGACGAACTTTCATGTTTTTTATGCCGCGATGCACGACGAAATGCGCAACGCCCATGGCGTTCAATTGACACCGCGCGAACTGGAAGTATTGAAATGGTGCGCCGCGGGTAAAAGCAACTGGTCGATCGGTGAAATTCTGAGCATTAGCGAACATGGCGTGGATTTCCATATGCGCAACATTTTGCGCAAATTGGATGCCGACAACCGCATCACGGCGGTGGTCAAGGCCATCCATAGCGGTCTCATTTCCCTTTAA
- the pyrH gene encoding UMP kinase, whose product MSDAPKYRRVMLKLSGEGLMGDKDFGLCTETVNRLADEIKAVHDLGVQICLVIGAGNIFRGVSAAASTIERTSADYMGMLATVMNALAMQSALEAKGVNTRVQSAIPMDTVCEPFIRRRAVRHLEKNRIVIFAAGTGNPFFTTDTAAALRAIEMGADALLKGTQVDGVYNADPKTNPDALRYDTLSYQQVLSQNLRVMDTSAIALARDNKLPILVFSLHKPGGFVDVVHGRGTYTIVE is encoded by the coding sequence ATGTCCGATGCCCCGAAATACCGGCGTGTGATGCTGAAATTGTCGGGCGAGGGACTGATGGGGGACAAAGATTTCGGTCTTTGTACCGAAACCGTGAATCGCCTCGCCGATGAAATCAAGGCCGTGCACGATTTGGGCGTCCAAATCTGCTTGGTGATCGGGGCCGGCAATATCTTTCGCGGCGTATCAGCGGCTGCGTCGACGATCGAACGCACCAGCGCCGATTACATGGGCATGCTGGCCACCGTGATGAACGCCTTAGCAATGCAGAGCGCACTGGAAGCCAAAGGCGTCAATACCCGCGTACAATCGGCCATCCCTATGGATACCGTGTGCGAACCGTTCATTCGTCGCCGCGCAGTTCGCCATCTGGAAAAAAACCGCATCGTGATCTTCGCTGCAGGCACCGGCAACCCGTTCTTCACCACCGACACCGCCGCCGCGTTGCGCGCGATCGAGATGGGGGCTGATGCCTTGCTCAAGGGAACCCAAGTTGATGGCGTGTACAACGCCGATCCCAAGACCAACCCGGATGCGCTGCGCTATGACACGCTGAGCTATCAGCAGGTGTTGAGCCAGAACTTACGCGTCATGGACACCTCAGCGATTGCGCTGGCGCGCGACAATAAATTGCCGATTTTGGTGTTTTCACTGCATAAACCCGGCGGTTTCGTCGACGTCGTGCATGGTCGAGGCACTTATACCATCGTTGAATGA
- the rseP gene encoding RIP metalloprotease RseP, with protein MDFITFILQYAVPFLAILTVLVFVHELGHFLLARWNGVKVEVFSVGFGNELWGFNDKHGTRWRLSSVPLGGYVKMFGEGDMITGVDDTEDRPMTEDEKKVSFHHKNLRQRTAVVAAGPLANFLFAVLVFWAINAAFGVPTLLSAVGEVIEDTAAEEAGFQAGDVILSIDGRAITEFNELSEIVSANPHVTLNFEVLRGDAVLHLNATPRTWKDPEADDEESEHANTGTSKGLLGVRPSMEHVRTERTGIFHGLVLGVEQTYFFTANILAGLGEMFSGERSANELGGVLSIAQFSGEAAQGGIVSTLRFLAILSINLGLINLFPVPVLDGGHLVFYMAEALRGKPLSQKLQEYSFRFGLVLVLLLMIFATWNDFGRLFEKFG; from the coding sequence ATGGATTTTATAACCTTTATCCTCCAGTATGCTGTGCCGTTTCTCGCGATTTTAACGGTGCTTGTGTTCGTCCATGAACTGGGCCATTTTCTCCTGGCGCGGTGGAACGGCGTGAAGGTTGAGGTGTTCTCGGTCGGGTTCGGCAACGAGTTGTGGGGCTTTAACGACAAGCACGGCACCCGTTGGCGGTTGAGTTCGGTACCTTTGGGCGGCTACGTCAAGATGTTCGGCGAAGGTGACATGATCACCGGCGTTGACGACACTGAAGATCGTCCCATGACCGAGGATGAGAAAAAGGTTTCCTTCCATCACAAGAACCTGCGCCAACGCACCGCAGTGGTCGCTGCTGGACCGCTAGCGAATTTCCTGTTTGCGGTGCTGGTGTTTTGGGCCATCAATGCGGCGTTCGGTGTACCTACTCTTCTTTCGGCGGTGGGTGAGGTGATCGAAGACACCGCAGCCGAAGAGGCCGGTTTTCAGGCTGGCGATGTCATTTTATCGATTGATGGCCGTGCTATTACCGAATTCAACGAACTCAGCGAAATCGTGTCCGCCAATCCTCACGTCACCTTGAATTTTGAGGTGTTGCGCGGCGATGCGGTGTTGCATCTCAACGCCACCCCCCGGACCTGGAAAGACCCAGAAGCGGACGACGAAGAGTCCGAACACGCAAACACAGGGACCTCCAAAGGCTTGTTGGGTGTGCGTCCGTCCATGGAACATGTGCGTACGGAGCGAACCGGTATTTTCCACGGATTGGTGCTGGGCGTCGAGCAAACCTATTTTTTCACCGCCAACATTCTCGCCGGCTTGGGGGAGATGTTCTCGGGCGAGCGCAGCGCCAACGAATTGGGCGGGGTGCTATCCATCGCGCAGTTTTCCGGTGAAGCGGCCCAAGGCGGCATCGTCAGCACCTTGCGGTTTTTGGCGATCTTGTCGATCAACCTGGGCCTGATCAATTTATTCCCGGTTCCGGTTCTGGACGGGGGACATTTGGTCTTTTACATGGCCGAGGCTTTGCGTGGTAAGCCATTGAGTCAAAAGCTACAAGAATACAGTTTCCGTTTTGGTTTGGTTCTGGTATTGCTTCTTATGATATTTGCGACCTGGAACGACTTTGGGCGGCTTTTTGAAAAGTTCGGATGA
- a CDS encoding OmpH family outer membrane protein, translated as MTLKSIAFSCAVLLGALSFAPVVSAQDAAPNEDPRGGVVYWAILDTDGVFAESKAMKDIHEQMAKYQAEIQAVIDKEKDAVQKEEEELMRKRNLLAPEVLAEERKKFQDRIVGLQRRVQETNLKLNQVRAEATEKVTDVYRSVVADVVKINQISMVFQKAQVVYADPKLDISAIVLQDLDARLPSVQVANPNK; from the coding sequence TTGACCCTCAAATCTATCGCGTTTTCGTGCGCAGTTCTGCTGGGTGCCTTGTCCTTTGCACCCGTGGTGTCCGCTCAAGATGCGGCTCCGAACGAAGACCCCCGCGGTGGTGTCGTGTATTGGGCCATTTTGGATACCGATGGTGTGTTCGCCGAGTCCAAGGCGATGAAGGACATCCACGAGCAAATGGCTAAGTATCAGGCTGAAATCCAAGCCGTGATCGACAAGGAAAAAGATGCCGTCCAGAAGGAAGAAGAAGAATTGATGCGCAAGCGCAATCTTTTGGCCCCGGAAGTGCTGGCCGAAGAGCGCAAGAAATTCCAAGACCGCATCGTGGGCTTGCAGCGCCGTGTTCAGGAAACGAACCTGAAACTCAATCAAGTGCGCGCCGAAGCTACCGAGAAGGTTACCGATGTCTATCGTTCGGTGGTCGCCGACGTGGTTAAGATCAACCAGATCAGCATGGTCTTCCAAAAAGCCCAGGTGGTTTACGCGGACCCTAAGCTCGACATCAGCGCAATTGTTCTCCAGGACTTGGACGCACGATTGCCGTCCGTTCAGGTTGCCAACCCCAACAAATAA
- a CDS encoding 1-deoxy-D-xylulose-5-phosphate reductoisomerase → MAVVSASQKIRPDASAQPRSVSVLGSTGSIGCNTVDLLMRNPDTFCVEALTGNRNVTLLAEQAVKLGARQAVIADESLYSELKSLLSGTSVEAAAGDAAVVDAAGRPSDIVVAAIVGTAGLKPTLQAARRGALVALANKETLVSAGAIMTEEVKSGGATLIPVDSEHSAIFQVFDFDRADAVSKITLTASGGPFREKSLAEMAAMTPEQAVAHPNWDMGAKISIDSATMMNKGLEMIEAFHLFPVATDQIEVLVHPQSVIHSMVSYVDGSVLAQLGTPDMRTPIAYALAWPARMAAPSPTLSLAEIGTLSFEAPDMKRFPALRLARESLEAGRSAPTVLNGANEVAVAAFLNREIGFLDIAHVVETVLDEMGAVTLGDIETVFAIDAEARARTVAVIANK, encoded by the coding sequence ATGGCTGTCGTAAGTGCATCACAGAAAATACGACCCGACGCGAGTGCGCAACCGCGCTCGGTGAGCGTTCTCGGCTCGACCGGTTCGATCGGCTGCAACACAGTCGATTTGTTGATGCGCAATCCAGATACTTTTTGTGTCGAGGCATTGACCGGGAACCGCAATGTCACGCTGTTGGCCGAGCAGGCCGTGAAATTGGGAGCGCGCCAAGCAGTCATCGCCGACGAAAGCCTTTACAGCGAGTTGAAGTCGTTGCTTTCGGGAACCTCTGTCGAGGCTGCGGCCGGCGACGCTGCGGTGGTCGATGCGGCGGGGCGTCCCTCTGACATCGTGGTGGCGGCGATTGTCGGTACGGCAGGGCTCAAACCGACGCTGCAAGCCGCGCGACGCGGTGCATTGGTGGCTTTGGCCAACAAGGAAACCTTGGTGTCGGCTGGCGCGATCATGACTGAAGAGGTCAAATCTGGCGGTGCGACGCTCATTCCGGTCGACAGCGAGCACAGCGCGATCTTCCAGGTGTTCGACTTTGATCGCGCCGATGCCGTATCCAAGATCACGCTGACCGCATCAGGCGGCCCGTTTCGCGAAAAATCATTGGCCGAAATGGCCGCCATGACGCCCGAACAGGCCGTTGCACACCCCAATTGGGACATGGGCGCGAAAATCAGCATCGACAGCGCGACGATGATGAACAAAGGCCTTGAAATGATTGAGGCATTTCATCTTTTCCCGGTGGCGACGGACCAGATCGAAGTGCTTGTCCATCCCCAGTCGGTGATCCATTCGATGGTTTCTTACGTCGATGGCTCGGTGTTGGCGCAGTTGGGGACGCCAGACATGCGCACGCCGATCGCTTATGCCCTGGCATGGCCGGCGCGCATGGCTGCACCGTCGCCGACCTTGTCATTGGCTGAAATCGGTACACTCAGTTTCGAAGCGCCGGATATGAAGCGCTTTCCGGCCTTGCGGTTGGCCCGCGAAAGTCTGGAAGCGGGCCGTAGCGCGCCGACGGTTCTCAACGGTGCCAACGAGGTGGCCGTGGCGGCTTTCCTCAACCGCGAGATCGGATTTCTCGACATTGCTCACGTGGTTGAAACGGTGTTGGATGAGATGGGCGCCGTAACTCTCGGCGATATCGAAACGGTGTTCGCCATCGACGCCGAAGCCCGCGCGCGTACGGTTGCCGTAATCGCCAATAAATGA
- the lpxD gene encoding UDP-3-O-(3-hydroxymyristoyl)glucosamine N-acyltransferase: protein MADARFFVNAGPFSLSQLASIAEAEIAVGDPEAMFADVQPLQSATAEQISFLDNKLYIDAFENSTAGACLCDPKYVERAPDGMALLVTTEPYRAYARVAQAFYPQQAPVPGIHPSAIVSDTAVLGVGCQIEAGAVIGDHAEIGAACRIGANSYIGTGVVMGDGCDVGPNVTIQCALIGKACVFHPGARIGQDGFGFAPGAVHLKVPQLGRVVIGDGVDVGANACIDRGTGPDTVVGPGTKIDNLVQIGHNVQIGAGCLFPALSGISGSTKIGNYVMMGGATGIAGHLHIGDGARIAAQSGVMRDVEPGQTVAGSPALPAKEYWRQVAALKKLTRPKKGA, encoded by the coding sequence ATGGCTGACGCCCGATTTTTCGTCAACGCCGGTCCATTTTCTCTGAGTCAACTGGCTTCGATCGCCGAAGCCGAGATTGCCGTGGGCGATCCTGAGGCCATGTTCGCTGACGTTCAGCCGTTGCAATCGGCGACGGCTGAACAGATCAGCTTTCTCGACAACAAGCTATACATCGATGCATTCGAGAACAGCACGGCAGGGGCGTGTCTGTGCGATCCCAAATATGTCGAACGCGCGCCCGACGGCATGGCGCTGCTGGTGACGACTGAGCCCTATCGTGCCTATGCACGCGTTGCGCAGGCTTTTTACCCACAACAAGCGCCCGTTCCCGGCATTCATCCCTCGGCAATTGTCAGCGATACGGCGGTCCTGGGGGTGGGGTGTCAAATCGAAGCCGGTGCGGTGATCGGCGATCACGCCGAAATCGGCGCCGCCTGTCGCATTGGCGCCAACAGCTATATCGGCACCGGTGTGGTGATGGGCGACGGCTGCGACGTCGGCCCAAACGTGACGATCCAGTGCGCGCTGATCGGAAAGGCGTGCGTGTTCCATCCCGGTGCGCGGATCGGACAAGACGGATTTGGTTTTGCGCCGGGTGCGGTGCACCTGAAAGTGCCGCAATTGGGCCGCGTGGTGATCGGTGACGGCGTCGACGTCGGCGCAAATGCCTGCATCGACCGGGGTACCGGTCCCGATACCGTGGTCGGTCCCGGCACCAAGATCGATAACTTGGTGCAAATCGGCCATAACGTTCAAATCGGGGCGGGGTGTTTGTTCCCGGCGTTGTCGGGTATCTCCGGCAGTACCAAGATCGGAAATTATGTCATGATGGGGGGCGCCACTGGAATCGCCGGCCATCTGCACATCGGTGACGGTGCGCGCATTGCCGCACAAAGTGGCGTGATGCGTGATGTCGAACCGGGTCAGACGGTGGCCGGTTCGCCAGCTTTGCCGGCCAAGGAATACTGGCGGCAGGTTGCCGCGTTGAAGAAACTGACAAGACCAAAGAAGGGGGCTTGA